The following is a genomic window from bacterium.
TCCGGAGAGGCTGGAGAAGACGGCGACGACGCAGTCGATCGCTTCCTTCTACAAGCGGCGACTGACGGAGGTCTTTTCGGTCGTCGCGCCGAACCACGTGTTCCTGCGCAACTCCACGGGCTGTCCCTTGTACATGCTATGCTTCGCCGCGGGAAGCCCCGGCAAGGGCGGCGACGTCGCCCTCAGGATCGCCGACCATATCCTCAAGAAAGACCTCTGATGGCCCGCCGATCCGCGATCGAATGGACGGAGTCCACCTGGAACCCCGTCACGGGGTGCTCCAAGGTCAGTCCGGGCTGTCAGCACTGCTACGCCGAGCGGATGGCCAAGCGGCTGCGGCTGATGGGGCTGCCCCAGTACGAGCGCGGCTTCGAGGTGACGCTTCACGAGGACGCGCTCCGGCTGCCGCTGGAGTGGAAGACGCCGCAGCGCATCTTCGTGAACTCGATGAGCGACCTCTTTCACGAACTCGTGCCGGAAGAGTTCATCGCGCGCGTCTTCGCCGTGATGGAGGAAGCGGGCCGGCACCAGTTCCAGGTCCTGACCAAGCGCGCGCGCCGGCTGAACGAGTTGGCGCCGCGCCTCCCCTGGCCGAAGAACGTCTGGATGGGAGTCAGCGTCGAGACCGCCGCGTACGTCGAACGCATCGACAACCTCCGCGCCGCCGGCGCCGCGGTGAAGTTCCTGTCGCTCGAGCCGCTGCTCGGGCCGCTGCCGGACCTCGACCTCGCCGGGATCGACTGGGTGATCGTCGGCGGCGAATCCGGCCCCAAGGCCCGGGAGATGAAGCGGGAGTGGGTCGTCGAGATTCAGCGCCGGTGCGAAGACGCCGGCGTTCCGTTCTTCTTCAAGCAATGGGGCGGTGTCCGCCGGAAGGAGGCCGGGCGCCTTCTCGACGGACGAACGTGGGACGGCATGCCTTCCTGCGCGTCGAACTTGTCCCGCGCCTGACGCGCGGTCCCTCTTCCGTCCCCGCCGAAGCGCCTTCCTCGCGGACGCGCGCGGACCGGCGTCCGGCCTCCAAGGCCGCGCCGCGCCAACGGCGTCGCGCGGCGTCCAGGACCCGCCGCGCCAACGACGTCGCGCCGCGTCCGAGATTCGCCGCGCCGAGCCCGAGTCCGTTTCGTCGTCGGTCGAACTGGATTGACGGCCCGGGCGCCGGGGTGTATTTCTGATTCCATGACTGTCGAATCGAACGCGAAGGGCCGGGAGGCCGGGCTGGAGCGGCGGGCGGAGCTGTTCAAGGCGCTCGCCGACCCGACGCGGCTGCAGGTCGTCAACGCGCTGCTCGAGCGGCCGCACTGCGCCGAGGAGCTGTCCGGGCGGCTGCGCCGCGCGCCGTCCACGATCTCCTTCCACCTGCGC
Proteins encoded in this region:
- a CDS encoding phage Gp37/Gp68 family protein; translation: MARRSAIEWTESTWNPVTGCSKVSPGCQHCYAERMAKRLRLMGLPQYERGFEVTLHEDALRLPLEWKTPQRIFVNSMSDLFHELVPEEFIARVFAVMEEAGRHQFQVLTKRARRLNELAPRLPWPKNVWMGVSVETAAYVERIDNLRAAGAAVKFLSLEPLLGPLPDLDLAGIDWVIVGGESGPKAREMKREWVVEIQRRCEDAGVPFFFKQWGGVRRKEAGRLLDGRTWDGMPSCASNLSRA
- a CDS encoding ArsR family transcriptional regulator; amino-acid sequence: MTVESNAKGREAGLERRAELFKALADPTRLQVVNALLERPHCAEELSGRLRRAPSTISFHLR